In Plasmodium gaboni strain SY75 chromosome 8, whole genome shotgun sequence, the sequence atatatgtggattcattttttaatttttttttttttttttttttccttcaAATGTTTGAAAAGTATGTTTCATTTATACGAACTGttaatgttttttttaagacATCCAAGAGATGAATATGATGAAGAATTTTTAGGTCCTATATTTATGcatttttatgataaaaattattataggaaagatttaattataaaaaatcGAAGAGGAGagaaattaaaatgttcttttttcacaccttttaattataatgagAACACACCTTGtgttatatatacacattCTGCAAGTAGTTGTCAATTAGAAGTTTTGGATATACTacatattcttttattatgtGAATGTTCTATATTTTCCTATGATTGTTCAGGTTGTGGTTTATCAGATGGATATTATTCTACTAAGGGTTGGAATGAATCTCAAgatttatatttgatattAAATCATTTACATAATGTagaaaagataaaaaattttgttttatgGGGAAAATATTCCGGTGCTGTAACTTCAATAATAGCAGCAGCCTTGTatggaaatataaaattgttGGTAGGGATTAACGAatgaatttaataaaatatattacctttgtgttaatatatatatatatatatatatatatttacatttatttactttttttattttttttttttttttactcTTTTCAGATTCTGGACTCACCATATGTATCTTTAattgaattatataaaacaacATTTCACTTGAACGCTAAGAAAAAAGGAGagatattttttaaaaatgtctgtttatatttagtaagaaaacaaattaaaaagaagttccattatgatataaataatgtgtgcccaatattttttattgaaGATATTACAATACCTacaatttatattatttcaaaAAACGATAAAATAGTACATCCTGTTcattctttatattttgcatataaacaacaaaaagcatataaaattttttttatatcagAATCTTCAACTCAAacatatgaaaatttttcttatgaaaataaattaacTATAGCTATTAAAACCATATTATATGGATACTCTATTAATAGTAtagaatttaaaaaagtCTTTGATGTATATGCTTATTggaaattattttatagTTTGAAAGATAAGTATGAAAATGAATTTGATTTTATTGATAAattaataacaaaaaaattaaatcaaaaaaataaaattattaaaaatgttaaaaaGTTTATTCTATTCAAGTATGAATCCAAGTCTTCCTTAAACTCATCAACGTATTTCaagtaaaataaaaaataacatactgattatgtatatatatatatatatataataatttcttattgttaatttctttttaaattaaCCCTCTTTGCTCTTTTTTAGCCAGTCAACTATGGATTCCATTAGAGAATTCAATACgagtaataaaaatataaacatatatatgttacATGTATATGTTAATGTCTGGGgaaacattttattttatttcgtttttattttgatagATAAGGAATATTCTCATGACAAATTATTCGCAGAAAATAAATGTGAAAACTATAATATTGACCAATATAAGCATTCTGGAAATATTAGTGAATGCTTATTTTCTGATATCGATATTATGACAGTTGATCATAACGTTACCACCAATACTTTTAAAGATAAACTTTTGAATAATTTACATAACTTTAATCAAACATATGGAAATATTGAAGAACAACAAAAAGAATCGGAATTATTACACATGCAAAGCGCAAGGAGTTCTTTAAAATCAagtattaatatatatatatatatatgaattttaataaataaatataaatacatatattatcaatacATATACACAATATATACTAAATAATATAACTCATTCGAATTATTAACCTACAATATTACGTCTACCATATTCAATTAACATGAAACTTTTATTTCCCCCTTATTTTATAGAgaaaaatacatataaaaaatctTTAACATGGGATAGCAAACTTCAGAGTTCCATTACTTATTTCAAAGAAGATTGTCCATTTCAATTGTTAAAGAATgattaaacaaaaattatttttttatatgttttcAAATTGGGTAAGGCAACAccaattttttttttttttttaaatatctacatatatatataaaaatcaatataaatattttatactttgtgatttatattttatttttccctatttttcatttttttaaaaaaattataataaaaatgtacacccctaatatatatatatatatatgtatatattcttcttacaatatttaattcataaaatatatattttttaacttatattaatttgttACCTAGAACGTTTGAAAATCTAcctattatttttatttcagatatattatatttaaataatattacttctcatatattatatatatatataataacagAATCGtaaaatgttataaattgtttattatatatatatatttatatgtatagatacatttatgtttttaaatatatatatatatatatatatatatatatatatatatatatatatatatataaatgtagaaatatatagataaaattaactattatatatatatatatttatttatttatttttgatttttgatttttgatttttttgaggaaaaaaatatagacaaaaaaggaataacaaaaatgtagtcaaaaaaaaaaaaaaaaatagaattATTTAATCTTTACGTCTTcgaaatataaaaatatagtaatatatgaattgttcttcaaatgaaaaaagctttaattttttttttttttttacttatTTATCGTCAACGATTACATATTACCACAGcatttattaataaaattgCACAATGAAGCtttgtatttttttgatttaGGTACATACTCTACAATTGTTGCAGGTCGTACTGATACAATTGCTTGCCCATTACTATTAGCATAGGAAGGAACAAAATTAGATTTCCCTGTAATCGAACGTGCGCCATATACACTAGGTAATGTTGAAAACCTTTCATTAGATATATGTAAATTCGATGAATTTGGATGTTTTTCTTCTACTATTTTGAGGTGTTCCATTGTATTTGTACTATAATTAggaatattatttctttccattattttttgaatataaCCGTTAGAACCGTTATATGATTGGTTAACAAATGTTTTATCAAATTGTGGGTTCATATGATCAGAATAATATGTACCATACGTGttaacattattatatactGAACCACTAATATCTCTTAAATTAGATTCTACTATattgtaattattattacaggaattcatataattttgttcATAGGTCGGTTGTTCAATTCCTTTTTCTTCTGGTAAATGAATACTTACATGAGAAATATTGGAATCCTTAAAACGTTCATCAATATCATAGTAATTTTCTTCCATATTGCTATTAATTATTTCCTTAGAATTGttttcttcatcatttattttttcatttttctCTGATGTAAAATCATAATTAGAATATTCATTTGTAGCTTCATGGTATCttgtttcatttttatgttcCAAGTTTCCTTCAGTGTATTCCTCTTCATCAGATGTATCATTACCATCAActacattatttttatctttcAATGTTTCAACATTTTGGTTATCCATATTTGAAGATGATATCTCCAATTGTGAATAAACGTTAGGTGATGCATTGGTTGTTCCCATATGTCTATATGTTTcgatattataaatatcacttttttctttgtttATTTCGGATACAAATGAATTACCCTTCTCTGAAACATTACAAGAAATTTGTTGGTTTGTCTCATGCATATTTTTTCCtaaatgtatattattttcattcttTGTCATATCACAGATTTCAGGTATTTCAAAGCTATTAGTCAAAATTTCTTTCTCAACTCTGTTTACTTTTAATACTGGAACAACACGTTCTACAATTAGAGGGACCTTTTTTTCTATGATGTTTTCTTTATGAACGTATACTGGTATTTCTACAATTTTGTTTCTGTACTCTATTTTGggtatatgtataattttttccttCTCTATTACTTTTGGCTGATACTTAATTTTATCTAAGTAAATGGGTTTTGAAATATGTTTTGTTTTATAGGTAATTATAGGTTTAATAACATctacatatttatttacatatttaatTTGTTCTTTTTCTACTATTTTTTCTACATATTGAGTAACAGGAACTTTCACTACTTTTTCTTGTCGTATTGGTTTAAGAATTTTACTCTTCAAATGTTTTGAATGTTCAAAGGTGTAAGGAACACTAGAAGAAGGGACATTAATTGTTTCGCCTTgcattttttctttttctctttttaatataaatgaatatattatatatataaactttatggaatattaaatatatatatataatatatgtatgtatacACAGTATACCTTTATACagttatataataaattaaacaaggatgaaaaaaaaaaaaaaaaaaaaaaagaaaacaacaacaaatgtgtttatatatgtagttttgtttatatatatatatatatatgtgtgcctatatttacataaataaGGTATGATACGTTCTTGATagtataaaaatatatttacacactatatatatctaaagaaaaatacaataatcaatatatatatatatataagaatgCTTTTAAAacaagaaaataataaataaatattaacaCTAAATAAAATTGGAATTTTTTGTGTCCTAAAATAGTTTTtacaaatttttttttttaatatgatattttgtatatgaaaaaaaaaaaaaaaataatatatatattctttataattatatagacataataattaaaaaaaaatataaatatatacatatggtagattacatttatatatgcatatttttttttttttttttttctttaaatattttaattcGAAAAAAGTTTAtagttttttttaaaaaatatacgaactatattatatttttattatattttggTTAGCTTGTTAAGgataaattattaaatgttCATGTTCTATAAGCCAgttcataaaaaaaaaaaaaattaaaataattgtAATATTAATCGCTATTTAgtaatttattatttttctcatatattaatcataatatttgATTTAGGTTATTccttataaaaaaaaatatatgatacgttaatttttgtattattttgttaatattttctttatttttaacaCATTACTGTACCTGTTATGGTGTACATAAAATAGGAcacagaaaaaaaaaatataataaaataataagtaCAATACGTAATGGCTATATATGtgcatattttttttttttttttttttttttttttaatggTGTTTGAACTTTTGcccttttttttttttttttttttNNNNNNNNNNNNNNNNNNNNNNNNNNNNNNNNNNNNNNNNNNNNNNNNNNNNNNNNNNNNNNNNNNNNNNNNNNNNNNNNNNNNNNNNNNNNNNNNNNNNNNNNNNNNNNNNNNNNNNNNNNNNNNNNNNNNNNNNNNNNNNNNNNNNNNNNNNNNNNNNNNNNNNNNNNNNNNNNNNNNNNNNNNNNNNNNNNNNNNNNNNNNNNNNNNNNNNNNNNNNNNNNNNNNNNNNNNNNNNNNNNNNNNNNNNNNNNNNNNNNNNNNNNNNNNNNNNNNNNNNNNNNNNNNNNNNNNNNNNNNtgtttttttttttttttttttttttttttttttttttttttttaaaatattttaaatatattttaatttttttttttttttttttttttttttttttttttagcTGTACAAAAACATTCCATTTTCGAAAGCATTGAAAATAAGGAAATTACATTATACTTAATACCATgtagaatatatatactttataaacaaataaatataccTTAGATGTGaatttaaatatgaaaatatgtttcttattaaaaaaaaaataataatgataacataaaataagaattaATTAAACATTTCGCgtatatcttttatattccTTACTTTTACTTTAAAcactttttttaatgaCTCCGTTATATTGAATGttaattcatttaatatatttgagCTACTAGCTATTTCATCTttttgataattataattttttttttttatttcatttatttcatgcattgatatataattattgtGAGTCATACCACATGATAAtagatattttaaaaaattgttatcgagattaaaatttaatgaCAATCCATGcatagatatatattttcttattttcaGTCCTATggatataatttttttatcctTATAAAAGATACCTATTGTATCTTTTTTACATTCtgttttaatattaaatttttgCAAAGCTTTCATACCAATTTTTTGAAAGTTATTTATTGTTGTGTGCAAATCAAAAGTGCGTTCTATATACGATGTGTTTTCTTTACTGTTTGGATTTGTATATaagttatatttttcatattccGATGTTTTTGATGGAAAGCTTTctttatttgtatatttatagtGCGTATTTATAATTCGCTCATTATAATTGGCTGGATAgttttttaaattaaatataaaatataatactaACTGCCCAGGACCATGAAATGTAGCTTTACCTCCTCTGTTTACGCGATAAATGGGTATTTTTCTTTGTCtacaattttttaaaaaattattgaaataatttgtattctcattatatatatgagaTTGATTAATTTTATCTTGAATTGTTTCACATCTATTCATAAGTTGGATAATTTCATTCGAattcaaattattatatatatctcCTAATTCttcaatataataattttccTTATCTAGAAGTATATCACTACAATTTGCTACACTACCTAGGGTATAACATGGAGTATGTTGTAATATAAAGCAGAAATCATATTTTTCCATGTTTTCTttgaaattttttattttttttaaatctaAATGATTTGATGTTTTTActtcatttatatttttcataataatttttgaATGATGCAGTATATTTTGAAGTTCAAAAGCTAGTTTATAATCTATTAACTTTTCACTACAATTCAAAATACAAATTTCATTTGTTAggttcatttttttttttttctgataatttatttttatattttttattggTTTTATGAATGTATGTCTACTTAAAgtatatgatttatttttaaaatattgaTATGACAACccataattttttttattttttaattttccAACTTTCATATTTGGATTTAATAGTATAATAAAAGTTAAAGAAAGTAGTACAAGTAggtttattttattcatttaatgataatatatatatatatgtatatatgtatttatatattttttatatgtttacATTTTATACCAATGAGTACctattatattatacaattttgtttgtatttttttttttttttttttttttttttagaggcatgaatttttaaaaaatggTGCAAAATTTTGTTAGGGTTGTGTAAATCTATATGctactttttttaaatatttttattttataatatcaaatatgtctacatatttttatgaattaTTACAATTTTACATGTTTTAAAAggtttaaaaaaaaaaaaaaaaaattattaattattcattattatatttaatttttaaagaatgaatatatagattacgtaattgataataatataatgaattatGAGCACGTTTTAAAAAAgtcaaaaaaatatatatattacaaataggaaaatataatatataaataacacaattgtacatatatatatatatatatatatatatatatatatatatagctttgcttgtattatatatttttgattacatacaaatttatattattcttgtatatattaattgaTATGTGGGAACAACATATTTTAACctattaaaatttttggaattaatttaaaagGATTGAGGGTaaattcattattataataaagtCCATATCCAAATATCATTGGTGTGAAACcgtaatataaaaatggtCTTATAAATTTATCACACATTTTAAGAGATATGGCATATGCctattaaaaaaaaaaaaaataaaataaattatatatactatatatat encodes:
- a CDS encoding hypothetical protein (conserved Plasmodium protein, unknown function), which codes for MKEYHISIDTKKIFDRAYAISLKMCDKFIRPFLYYGFTPMIFGYGLYYNNEFTLNPFKLIPKILIG
- a CDS encoding membrane skeletal protein IMC1-like protein; this translates as MQGETINVPSSSVPYTFEHSKHLKSKILKPIRQEKVVKVPVTQYVEKIVEKEQIKYVNKYVDVIKPIITYKTKHISKPIYLDKIKYQPKVIEKEKIIHIPKIEYRNKIVEIPVYVHKENIIEKKVPLIVERVVPVLKVNRVEKEILTNSFEIPEICDMTKNENNIHLGKNMHETNQQISCNVSEKGNSFVSEINKEKSDIYNIETYRHMGTTNASPNVYSQLEISSSNMDNQNVETLKDKNNVVDGNDTSDEEEYTEGNLEHKNETRYHEATNEYSNYDFTSEKNEKINDEENNSKEIINSNMEENYYDIDERFKDSNISHVSIHLPEEKGIEQPTYEQNYMNSCNNNYNIVESNLRDISGSVYNNVNTYGTYYSDHMNPQFDKTFVNQSYNGSNGYIQKIMERNNIPNYSTNTMEHLKIVEEKHPNSSNLHISNERFSTLPSVYGARSITGKSNFVPSYANSNGQAIVSVRPATIVEYVPKSKKYKASLCNFINKCCGNM
- a CDS encoding putative alpha/beta hydrolase; this translates as MFHLYELLMFFLRHPRDEYDEEFLGPIFMHFYDKNYYRKDLIIKNRRGEKLKCSFFTPFNYNENTPCVIYTHSASSCQLEVLDILHILLLCECSIFSYDCSGCGLSDGYYSTKGWNESQDLYLILNHLHNVEKIKNFVLWGKYSGAVTSIIAAALYGNIKLLILDSPYVSLIELYKTTFHLNAKKKGEIFFKNVCLYLVRKQIKKKFHYDINNVCPIFFIEDITIPTIYIISKNDKIVHPVHSLYFAYKQQKAYKIFFISESSTQTYENFSYENKLTIAIKTILYGYSINSIEFKKVFDVYAYWKLFYSLKDKYENEFDFIDKLITKKLNQKNKIIKNVKKFILFKYESKSSLNSSTQSTMDSIREFNTNKEYSHDKLFAENKCENYNIDQYKHSGNISECLFSDIDIMTVDHNVTTNTFKDKLLNNLHNFNQTYGNIEEQQKESELLHMQSARSSLKSKKNTYKKSLTWDSKLQSSITYFKEDCPFQLLKND
- a CDS encoding lipoate-protein ligase B produces the protein MNKINLLVLLSLTFIILLNPNMKVGKLKNKKNYGLSYQYFKNKSYTLSRHTFIKPIKNIKINYQKKKKMNLTNEICILNCSEKLIDYKLAFELQNILHHSKIIMKNINEVKTSNHLDLKKIKNFKENMEKYDFCFILQHTPCYTLGSVANCSDILLDKENYYIEELGDIYNNLNSNEIIQLMNRCETIQDKINQSHIYNENTNYFNNFLKNCRQRKIPIYRVNRGGKATFHGPGQLVLYFIFNLKNYPANYNERIINTHYKYTNKESFPSKTSEYEKYNLYTNPNSKENTSYIERTFDLHTTINNFQKIGMKALQKFNIKTECKKDTIGIFYKDKKIISIGLKIRKYISMHGLSLNFNLDNNFLKYLLSCGMTHNNYISMHEINEIKKKNYNYQKDEIASSSNILNELTFNITESLKKVFKVKVRNIKDIREMFN